A section of the Spirochaetota bacterium genome encodes:
- a CDS encoding TonB-dependent receptor plug domain-containing protein, protein MRNIRDDMVHWIMDYFKRCYCMIFVFMIIHSMTSHLIAIDEENRLLLRRIVVFAESEDDTAQTGDVSIKETSAFLSVIDRESFEGKMADISEIVEKEAALKVRQSGGLGSFSTASLRGSSSDQVLVYMDGILLNESSGGGVDLSRISLSDVESIEIYRGLTPINFGRASIGGVINIKTKRSSKGLKGSASAGYGSFNTLKFVTVINHKPGNFDYLICGDYISSDNDFKILNDNGTQYNKTDDRWETRRNNQFDQQNLLVKLGYDFTSNIRIDLANQYFTKDQNLPCWNNLDIFDTSLLTDRIISTLKMTVDELTEYHFNTYLQLNYSYKEEEYDDRYGAVGLGRQHSLYMTTAYGSSFFFEWPTKYIITTFVFNANREEYKTDNYYNIHNYIFNPSSRDTISAGIENSLFLFERSLIIRPAIRWHYIRDKLESGTDFSGKPEPGRRETNYYFSPQIGCKYLLYTWLCFKSNFAKYVREPSFLELFGDRGFFEGNHKLEAEKGVNFDVGFEINSSIDNSLLSRISFSAAYFRSDVEDIIAHAFSARGTGKAENISEAEINGIECGFAIDIMKYLGLSGSYTWQDTVNKGEIEASDGMRLPGRFEESLFGKIEIKCGWIKLYCEYMYDADMFYDSANLLPAKDREEYNAGVSIMRWSFILNLEAKNLGDNHYEDFHGYPLPGISYYANLKYTF, encoded by the coding sequence ATGAGGAACATTAGGGATGATATGGTTCATTGGATAATGGATTATTTTAAGAGATGTTATTGTATGATTTTCGTATTTATGATTATACACTCAATGACAAGCCATCTAATTGCCATAGATGAGGAGAACCGGTTATTGCTTCGAAGGATAGTAGTATTTGCTGAATCTGAAGATGATACAGCGCAGACGGGAGATGTTTCAATAAAGGAGACCTCTGCCTTCCTCTCTGTGATAGACAGGGAGAGTTTTGAGGGGAAGATGGCGGACATCTCTGAGATTGTTGAGAAGGAGGCTGCTCTGAAGGTTCGTCAATCAGGGGGATTGGGCAGCTTCTCCACTGCTTCATTACGAGGTTCCTCCAGCGATCAGGTGCTGGTATATATGGATGGCATACTGCTCAATGAATCATCAGGGGGAGGTGTCGATTTAAGCCGTATTTCTCTGTCAGATGTCGAGTCAATCGAAATATATCGAGGCCTCACTCCTATAAATTTCGGCAGGGCTTCAATTGGTGGGGTTATTAATATTAAGACAAAACGCTCTTCAAAGGGGCTTAAGGGAAGCGCTAGTGCTGGATATGGTTCTTTTAATACACTCAAATTCGTCACAGTAATAAATCATAAGCCAGGTAATTTTGATTATTTAATCTGTGGTGATTATATTAGCAGCGATAACGATTTTAAAATATTGAATGACAACGGCACACAATACAATAAAACTGATGATAGGTGGGAAACGCGAAGGAATAATCAATTTGATCAGCAGAACCTTTTAGTAAAGCTTGGATATGACTTCACGAGCAATATCCGGATTGACCTTGCTAATCAGTATTTTACAAAAGATCAGAATCTGCCCTGCTGGAATAATCTTGATATATTCGATACATCCTTACTTACAGATAGAATAATCAGCACACTGAAAATGACAGTTGATGAACTTACCGAATATCATTTTAACACATACCTTCAGCTTAATTATTCCTATAAAGAGGAAGAGTATGACGATAGGTATGGGGCTGTTGGGCTTGGTAGACAGCATTCTCTATATATGACAACGGCATATGGTTCCAGTTTTTTCTTTGAATGGCCTACGAAATATATCATAACAACATTTGTGTTTAATGCTAATAGAGAAGAATATAAGACGGATAACTATTATAATATACATAATTATATATTTAATCCCAGTTCAAGGGATACTATTTCTGCTGGAATAGAGAACAGCCTTTTTTTATTTGAGCGAAGCCTAATCATAAGACCCGCTATTAGGTGGCATTACATCAGAGATAAATTGGAAAGCGGCACGGATTTCAGCGGCAAGCCTGAGCCAGGGCGACGAGAGACCAATTATTACTTCAGCCCCCAGATCGGATGTAAATATCTGCTATATACGTGGCTATGTTTTAAAAGCAACTTCGCTAAATATGTTCGTGAGCCATCATTTCTTGAATTGTTTGGGGATCGGGGTTTTTTTGAGGGTAATCATAAACTTGAAGCTGAGAAGGGTGTAAATTTTGACGTTGGATTTGAAATTAACTCGTCTATTGATAATAGCTTATTGAGCAGAATTTCATTTTCCGCAGCATATTTCAGAAGTGATGTAGAAGATATTATCGCTCATGCATTCAGCGCTAGGGGCACTGGCAAGGCAGAGAATATCTCAGAGGCAGAAATAAATGGAATTGAATGCGGCTTTGCCATTGATATAATGAAATATCTAGGCCTTTCTGGAAGCTACACATGGCAGGATACAGTAAACAAGGGAGAGATTGAAGCTTCAGATGGAATGAGATTGCCAGGGAGGTTTGAGGAATCCCTTTTTGGGAAGATTGAGATTAAATGCGGATGGATCAAGCTTTATTGTGAATATATGTATGATGCTGATATGTTTTACGATTCAGCAAATCTATTGCCCGCTAAAGATAGGGAGGAATACAATGCGGGTGTTTCCATCATGAGGTGGTCTTTTATCTTAAACCTTGAAGCTAAAAATCTTGGAGACAATCACTATGAAGATTTTCATGGTTATCCATTGCCTGGAATATCATATTATGCAAATCTTAAATATACATTTTAG
- a CDS encoding DUF4178 domain-containing protein translates to MTIKDMFKKKKDEFDPIKDLILSKLCVGYLVDYDLKTWRVTEYNHYDFGEGYEADEWELISGRERWYLERSEDDNVEWTFSQKIPIGAVEGNIRHYIMQNDDPPERVICQERHYTMDESGTGLMYENNEPPPKEFIYWDYIDEKDEHFLTIEQWGETEFEAAIGYYVEEYQFTNILPGDPEEE, encoded by the coding sequence ATGACAATAAAGGACATGTTTAAGAAAAAGAAGGATGAATTTGACCCGATAAAGGATTTAATCCTATCCAAACTCTGCGTGGGGTATTTAGTTGATTATGATTTGAAGACCTGGAGGGTGACAGAATATAATCATTACGACTTTGGGGAGGGATATGAGGCTGACGAGTGGGAGTTGATTTCAGGACGTGAGAGATGGTATCTTGAGCGGTCTGAAGATGATAATGTGGAGTGGACATTCTCGCAAAAGATTCCTATTGGAGCTGTTGAGGGTAATATTAGACACTATATAATGCAAAATGATGATCCTCCAGAAAGAGTAATATGCCAGGAGAGACATTATACTATGGATGAATCAGGCACAGGCTTAATGTATGAGAATAACGAGCCCCCGCCAAAGGAGTTTATCTATTGGGATTATATTGATGAGAAGGATGAACACTTCTTGACTATTGAGCAGTGGGGAGAGACAGAATTTGAGGCTGCAATAGGTTATTATGTCGAAGAGTATCAATTTACCAATATCCTGCCCGGGGATCCTGAAGAAGAATAA
- a CDS encoding DUF350 domain-containing protein: MLFDQIITALIYLVAVLAILFLGKWVYDKLNPRFNLKVELVKNDNFALALAVVGYFLGLVLSIGGILDGPSSGWAEDVIDIFFYGIISIVLLNISIIINDKIILYQFDNIKEIIQDKNAGTGIVEAANHIAMGLVMYGAVSGEGGDLITLTVFWIAGQIVLILAGLIYNWIIPYDMHEQIEKDNAAVGVAFAGLIIAIGNIIRIGLSGDFISWQENFYTFGSFVIFGLILLPIIRFVADKILLPGEHLTDELINQENPNIGAAAIEAFSYIGASFLIGWVL; encoded by the coding sequence ATGCTATTTGATCAAATTATAACCGCGCTTATATATCTCGTTGCTGTTTTAGCAATATTATTTCTTGGCAAATGGGTGTATGATAAACTAAATCCAAGATTTAATCTTAAGGTAGAGCTTGTAAAAAATGACAATTTTGCTCTTGCCCTTGCCGTTGTTGGATATTTTCTGGGACTAGTCTTATCCATAGGTGGGATATTGGATGGACCATCATCAGGTTGGGCTGAGGATGTAATTGATATATTCTTTTATGGCATAATCTCAATAGTTCTTCTGAATATCTCCATTATTATAAATGATAAAATAATACTATATCAATTCGACAATATAAAGGAAATTATTCAAGATAAGAACGCAGGCACAGGTATTGTGGAAGCGGCCAATCATATTGCAATGGGGCTTGTTATGTATGGTGCTGTCTCTGGTGAGGGGGGAGACCTGATTACACTGACAGTCTTCTGGATTGCTGGGCAAATTGTTCTTATTTTAGCAGGGCTTATTTATAACTGGATCATCCCTTATGATATGCATGAACAGATAGAGAAGGACAACGCTGCTGTGGGGGTTGCCTTTGCCGGTTTAATTATAGCAATCGGGAATATTATTCGTATAGGTCTTAGCGGAGACTTTATCTCCTGGCAGGAGAACTTTTACACATTTGGGAGTTTCGTTATTTTTGGATTAATTTTGCTCCCCATCATCAGGTTTGTAGCAGATAAAATACTTCTTCCAGGGGAACATCTAACAGATGAACTTATTAATCAGGAGAATCCAAATATCGGTGCAGCCGCAATTGAGGCATTCTCATATATAGGAGCATCATTTCTGATCGGATGGGTTTTATAA
- a CDS encoding polyamine aminopropyltransferase, with translation MNNEADSQGEKIRVGLSFVLKACIFTTGLAGIVAEYVMATMASYLLGNAVLQWALTISLMLFAMGIGSWLSRYIQPPLLDSFIAVEFILSLLCSISAVFVYFFSVHIQNIASIIYLIAIGIGILIGLEIPLVTRLNNYFEELRINISSVMEKDYYGALFGGLLFIFLALPYLGLTYTPLVLGSANFLVAFTLFIVNHKALQFKRGLTALSIAIPSVIILLFFFAEPIILYGEQSKYVDRIIYAEQTRYQRIVLTQWKDYNWLYLDGNEQFSSYDEERYHEPLVHPAMNLCVSRRNVLILGGGDGLAAREVLKYPDVKKLVLVDIDPAMTRLAMENPILLRLNRNSLKDKRVSILNEDAYIFLKRIDSLFGVIIIDFPDPKSVTTARLYSRQFYHLASRHLIRGGVMVTQATSPFFAKRVFLSILKTMRSAGISAIAYHNHIPTLGEWGWVLGFNVTGISSSQLKKMLGGIEFPEIDTNFLNREAMLSMLNFGKGMLDELDEVEINDEMDLSIYHYYQKGSWDIY, from the coding sequence TTGAATAATGAAGCAGACTCACAGGGTGAAAAAATTCGTGTTGGCCTCAGTTTCGTGTTAAAGGCTTGCATCTTCACAACAGGTTTGGCCGGTATTGTTGCCGAATATGTTATGGCAACCATGGCCAGTTATCTCTTGGGGAATGCTGTTTTACAATGGGCGCTTACTATTTCGTTAATGCTCTTTGCTATGGGTATTGGTAGTTGGCTTAGCAGATATATTCAACCTCCCCTTCTAGATTCCTTTATTGCAGTAGAGTTTATACTCTCCTTATTATGCTCAATTAGCGCTGTTTTTGTATATTTCTTCTCTGTTCATATCCAGAATATTGCTTCAATTATTTACTTGATAGCAATTGGGATCGGCATATTGATTGGTTTAGAAATCCCCCTCGTCACTCGCCTTAATAATTATTTTGAAGAATTACGCATTAACATCAGTTCAGTGATGGAGAAGGATTATTATGGCGCCTTATTTGGCGGGCTCTTGTTTATTTTTCTTGCCTTGCCTTATTTGGGTTTGACTTACACACCACTGGTGTTAGGATCAGCCAACTTCTTAGTCGCTTTTACATTATTTATTGTAAATCATAAAGCGCTACAATTCAAAAGAGGATTAACTGCCCTATCCATAGCCATACCATCAGTTATAATACTCCTCTTTTTCTTCGCAGAGCCGATTATCCTCTATGGCGAACAGAGCAAATATGTTGATCGCATTATATATGCTGAGCAGACTCGGTATCAGAGGATTGTTCTTACTCAGTGGAAGGATTATAATTGGTTGTATCTGGATGGGAATGAACAGTTCAGCAGTTATGATGAGGAGAGATATCATGAGCCACTTGTACACCCTGCTATGAATCTATGCGTTTCTCGCAGGAATGTTCTTATATTGGGCGGCGGTGATGGCTTGGCTGCACGAGAGGTTTTGAAATATCCGGATGTGAAGAAGCTGGTTCTAGTGGACATAGATCCTGCCATGACGAGGCTTGCCATGGAAAATCCGATATTACTGCGGCTAAACAGGAATTCCCTCAAAGATAAAAGGGTCAGTATATTAAACGAAGATGCCTACATCTTTTTAAAGAGAATTGATTCCCTTTTTGGAGTGATTATTATCGATTTTCCTGATCCTAAGAGCGTAACAACCGCGAGGCTTTATTCACGGCAATTCTATCACCTTGCATCTCGACATCTAATAAGGGGGGGAGTGATGGTGACGCAGGCCACAAGTCCGTTTTTTGCCAAACGTGTATTCCTTTCAATTTTAAAGACCATGCGATCGGCTGGTATTTCTGCAATAGCCTATCATAATCATATACCAACATTAGGCGAATGGGGTTGGGTGTTAGGATTTAATGTTACAGGAATATCTTCTAGCCAGTTAAAAAAGATGCTCGGAGGTATAGAATTCCCTGAAATCGATACAAATTTTTTGAATAGGGAAGCGATGTTGAGTATGCTGAATTTCGGAAAGGGTATGCTGGATGAGCTTGACGAAGTAGAAATCAATGACGAGATGGATCTCTCCATTTATCACTATTATCAAAAGGGTTCCTGGGATATATATTAG
- a CDS encoding ion channel yields MNWLRQILLFMRREKLHRLAVYIILIITASTLILPLFESDVSLTNALWWSIVTLTTVGYGDIAPATLGGRIIGIFIMFFGIGILGMFTATVASIFIERKQKEERGMNSYKFENHIIICEWNHRASDILLELRKAYRIGNAPIVLIDDIQMKPVDDENLFFIQGDVSDNNLRRANLEKASTVIILGDDKLDASARDARVVLTTLTVESINPNAYTIVELVDIINVPHCERANANEIIVGSDFSSKLISRAAVDHGISKVLSELLTSRMGNDLFKIPVPKSLEGLTFIDVFTEMKRVNNSIVLGIQKGSDGIVKSNPPVDFLVESGDSLILIKEGKPSSQL; encoded by the coding sequence ATGAATTGGCTTCGACAAATATTACTATTCATGCGAAGGGAGAAGCTGCATAGGTTAGCTGTGTATATTATCCTAATTATTACAGCTAGTACCCTAATTTTACCCCTATTTGAATCTGATGTTTCCTTGACAAATGCGCTCTGGTGGAGCATCGTTACGTTGACTACTGTTGGTTACGGGGATATCGCGCCTGCGACACTGGGTGGAAGAATTATTGGAATATTTATTATGTTCTTCGGTATTGGCATACTTGGAATGTTTACTGCTACCGTTGCCAGTATTTTTATTGAGAGAAAACAGAAAGAAGAGAGGGGTATGAATTCGTATAAATTCGAAAATCATATTATTATTTGTGAATGGAATCATAGGGCGAGTGATATTTTATTAGAACTGCGTAAGGCCTACCGGATTGGGAATGCGCCTATAGTATTGATTGATGATATACAGATGAAACCCGTTGATGATGAGAACCTTTTCTTTATTCAGGGGGATGTGAGTGATAATAACTTAAGAAGAGCAAATCTTGAAAAAGCAAGCACAGTTATTATTTTGGGGGATGATAAGCTGGACGCAAGCGCAAGGGATGCCAGGGTAGTGCTTACGACCCTCACGGTTGAGAGTATAAATCCAAATGCATACACTATTGTTGAGCTTGTGGATATTATAAATGTGCCGCACTGTGAGCGCGCAAATGCCAATGAAATAATTGTAGGGAGCGATTTTAGCAGCAAGCTCATATCCCGAGCCGCTGTGGATCATGGAATTTCAAAGGTATTATCTGAGTTGTTAACTTCTCGAATGGGCAATGATCTCTTTAAAATACCTGTCCCAAAATCTCTGGAGGGACTTACTTTTATTGATGTCTTTACTGAGATGAAGCGCGTTAATAATAGCATTGTTTTAGGAATACAGAAGGGAAGCGATGGCATTGTTAAATCGAATCCGCCTGTGGACTTTCTAGTTGAAAGTGGGGATTCCTTGATATTGATCAAGGAGGGTAAACCCTCTTCTCAATTATAA
- a CDS encoding molecular chaperone Tir, producing MSENLNKVKNYLLDLELKIIDENEPEELVVVEDEENGIKNLVIDCESPIVILEQLIMEVPKNTEEFFKRLLQLNRTLVHGAFVLDQECRYVFFRDTLQLENLDLNELEGSIGALTLALAENGAELLEYSKR from the coding sequence ATGTCCGAGAATCTTAATAAGGTTAAGAATTATCTTCTCGATTTGGAATTAAAAATAATCGATGAGAATGAACCTGAAGAATTGGTGGTAGTTGAGGATGAAGAGAATGGAATAAAAAATCTGGTTATTGACTGTGAATCACCAATTGTTATACTTGAGCAATTGATCATGGAGGTTCCAAAGAATACGGAGGAATTTTTCAAGCGGTTATTGCAGCTAAATCGAACCCTGGTTCATGGGGCCTTTGTCCTTGATCAAGAATGTAGATATGTATTCTTCAGGGATACGCTTCAACTGGAAAATCTGGATCTTAATGAGCTTGAGGGATCTATAGGGGCTTTAACTCTTGCATTGGCAGAGAATGGAGCTGAATTATTAGAATATTCAAAAAGGTAA
- a CDS encoding PspA/IM30 family protein translates to MAGIFRRMFKVGEAEAHAVIDKLEDPIKMTEQGIRDLKKDLQSAMKSLAEVKATAIRLKKDGEDQKKLASDYERKAMLLLQKMQNGELDQNEAERLATEALSKKDEALTNSERLLTEHKQIQQTADQLQVKVGKLKQSITGYENNLVTLKARARTASSMRKINQQMSKVDSSGTIVMLEKMKNKVEEEESLAEAYKDIADASLGIDEEINKAIETSSSAKATHSLSELKKKMGIEG, encoded by the coding sequence ATGGCAGGTATATTTCGAAGAATGTTTAAGGTGGGAGAAGCGGAAGCGCATGCTGTTATTGATAAATTGGAGGATCCGATAAAGATGACTGAGCAAGGAATTCGTGATCTTAAGAAGGATTTGCAGTCAGCAATGAAAAGCCTGGCTGAGGTTAAAGCTACTGCAATTCGACTGAAAAAGGATGGCGAGGATCAGAAGAAGCTGGCTTCAGATTATGAAAGGAAGGCAATGTTACTTCTTCAAAAAATGCAGAATGGAGAATTGGATCAGAATGAGGCTGAAAGATTGGCCACAGAAGCCCTTTCCAAGAAGGATGAGGCATTGACAAATTCCGAAAGACTTCTAACAGAACATAAGCAAATACAGCAGACAGCGGACCAATTACAGGTGAAGGTTGGAAAATTAAAGCAATCCATAACCGGATACGAGAATAATCTGGTTACTCTAAAGGCACGAGCGCGTACTGCGTCCTCAATGCGTAAGATAAATCAACAGATGTCTAAGGTGGATTCATCTGGCACGATTGTTATGTTGGAAAAGATGAAGAATAAAGTAGAGGAAGAGGAATCGCTAGCCGAGGCCTATAAGGATATTGCTGATGCAAGTCTTGGTATTGACGAGGAGATCAATAAGGCGATAGAAACATCTTCTTCTGCAAAGGCTACCCATTCTCTGTCAGAATTAAAAAAGAAAATGGGAATAGAAGGGTAG
- a CDS encoding DUF1015 family protein: MAKISEFKGLRPRKDSAHLIAELPYDVVDSKEARAIAQKNEFSFYHVLKPEVGLNEDINIYDDIVYETGRKRLRRFIDEGIFRSDDTPRLYLYSMIDEGRIQTGLVACVHISDYINNVIKKHELTIEEKERDRMRHIDNLNANTGLVFLFYREDDKLKGLFERAIQASPEYDFTTNDGIRHIFRIISDEKLISAFKECFKDKALFIADGHHRAASAVGVGLKRKEENPNHIGDEGYNWFLSVIFPHDQLKIMAYNRVVRDLNGYSITAFLNILRERFDVTKLDEHILECRHRFCMYLDGDWYKLISDNKDFENSIESTDTKILHDTILDPILGIKKPREDKRLDFVGGIKGVNELQRLVDCGEYQVAFSLYPISIEEIIRISEMGGVLPPKSTWFEPKLRSGLVIHLL, encoded by the coding sequence ATGGCAAAAATTAGTGAGTTCAAGGGATTAAGACCTAGAAAAGATTCAGCGCATTTAATAGCTGAGCTTCCATATGATGTTGTTGATTCAAAGGAGGCCAGAGCCATTGCTCAAAAGAATGAGTTCAGTTTCTATCATGTTTTGAAACCTGAGGTCGGTTTAAATGAAGATATTAATATTTATGACGACATTGTATATGAGACGGGCAGAAAGAGATTAAGGAGGTTTATTGATGAGGGTATATTTAGATCAGATGATACTCCAAGGCTATACCTCTATTCCATGATAGATGAAGGGAGGATTCAAACCGGTCTTGTAGCCTGTGTCCATATAAGTGATTATATAAATAATGTGATAAAGAAGCATGAATTAACAATAGAAGAGAAAGAAAGGGACAGGATGAGGCATATTGATAACCTAAATGCTAATACCGGGCTGGTTTTCCTTTTCTATAGGGAGGATGATAAACTAAAGGGATTATTTGAGAGAGCCATTCAGGCATCTCCTGAGTATGATTTCACAACGAATGATGGGATAAGACACATTTTTCGAATAATATCCGATGAAAAATTGATATCTGCCTTTAAAGAATGCTTTAAAGATAAAGCTCTATTTATAGCTGATGGCCATCATCGAGCGGCATCAGCTGTAGGTGTGGGATTGAAGAGGAAGGAAGAGAACCCTAATCATATAGGAGATGAAGGATATAATTGGTTCCTATCTGTCATTTTCCCTCATGACCAGTTAAAAATAATGGCATATAATAGGGTTGTGAGAGATTTAAATGGCTATTCAATAACAGCTTTTCTGAATATATTAAGGGAGAGATTTGATGTAACCAAATTAGATGAACATATTCTTGAGTGTAGGCATAGGTTTTGCATGTACCTCGATGGGGACTGGTATAAACTAATTTCTGATAATAAAGACTTTGAGAATAGTATCGAAAGTACTGATACAAAAATTTTACATGATACAATCCTTGACCCAATTTTAGGGATAAAAAAGCCAAGGGAAGATAAGAGATTAGATTTTGTTGGTGGTATAAAAGGAGTTAATGAACTTCAAAGACTTGTTGATTGTGGTGAATATCAAGTGGCCTTCTCTCTATATCCAATCTCGATAGAAGAGATAATAAGGATTTCTGAAATGGGCGGGGTATTGCCCCCTAAATCTACATGGTTTGAGCCAAAGCTTAGAAGCGGTTTGGTAATTCATCTATTATAG
- a CDS encoding tetratricopeptide repeat protein yields MITTYGIIFVFAVLLIIFGLYILNVYVIPRKIDEIAQMIESGQTKLAIKKLNEMLEKDERNSYAHYLLAEAYMKDKNIQYAIPEYRQVLKLGKYDDKLKEVNVRSKLAKIYKDRNAFDEAKKEFLILTKLDPDNYENYFELGLIFHNEGKIDKSISFFRKSISLNKEHAQSYFYLGQCHYRKEGYQDAKQMFVQAIKLDHAIYKAHYFLGLVLRALGDYEWAIKEFEIAEKDNDIKVRCFLAKGMCYLDRDQFPKAIMEFGRGLKYSRRGSDTELNLLYFMGNAHEKMRDLHSAIACWERIVEVKKNFRDVQDKLQKYAEFRQDDRIKDFMIAGLSQFEHSCRKIVESMGYIPLDINIEDLEIEVLATEMDGKWRNIRKTNKIIKILRNTDIVSDRFLRKLYESMKPKNATRVIVISAGDFSQTALDFANTRPIDLFGKKELVDLLKKIYQ; encoded by the coding sequence ATGATAACTACATATGGGATAATATTTGTTTTTGCTGTTTTATTAATTATATTCGGACTATATATTTTAAATGTTTATGTTATCCCCCGTAAAATCGACGAGATTGCGCAAATGATTGAGTCAGGGCAAACAAAGCTTGCCATAAAAAAATTGAATGAGATGTTAGAAAAGGATGAAAGAAATTCTTATGCGCATTATCTATTGGCTGAGGCCTATATGAAGGATAAAAATATTCAATATGCAATCCCTGAATACAGGCAGGTTTTAAAGCTTGGCAAGTATGATGATAAGTTAAAGGAAGTTAATGTCAGATCCAAATTAGCAAAAATATATAAAGATCGAAATGCTTTTGATGAGGCAAAAAAAGAATTTTTAATTCTTACCAAGCTCGATCCCGATAATTATGAGAATTATTTTGAACTGGGATTGATTTTTCATAATGAAGGGAAGATCGATAAATCAATATCCTTCTTTAGGAAAAGCATTTCGCTGAATAAAGAACACGCTCAATCATATTTTTATTTAGGTCAGTGTCACTACAGAAAAGAGGGTTATCAAGATGCTAAGCAGATGTTTGTTCAGGCTATTAAGTTAGATCATGCTATTTATAAGGCTCATTATTTTTTGGGGCTCGTGCTGCGAGCCTTGGGTGATTATGAGTGGGCTATAAAAGAATTTGAAATTGCAGAAAAGGATAATGATATAAAAGTAAGGTGTTTTCTGGCAAAGGGGATGTGTTATCTGGATAGAGATCAATTCCCTAAAGCAATAATGGAGTTTGGAAGGGGATTAAAATATTCAAGAAGGGGTAGTGATACAGAATTGAATCTACTGTATTTTATGGGTAATGCTCATGAGAAGATGAGGGATCTTCATTCTGCAATCGCCTGCTGGGAAAGGATTGTGGAGGTGAAAAAGAACTTTAGAGATGTTCAGGATAAATTACAAAAATATGCAGAATTTAGACAGGATGATCGAATAAAGGATTTTATGATAGCTGGTTTATCACAATTTGAACACAGTTGCAGGAAGATCGTTGAGTCTATGGGATATATACCCCTGGATATCAATATCGAGGATTTAGAGATTGAGGTTCTTGCTACTGAGATGGATGGGAAGTGGAGGAATATACGAAAAACAAATAAGATAATCAAGATATTACGCAACACCGATATTGTAAGTGACAGATTCCTCAGAAAGCTATATGAGTCTATGAAGCCCAAGAATGCGACAAGGGTAATAGTAATCTCTGCGGGTGATTTTTCTCAAACGGCATTAGATTTTGCAAACACAAGGCCAATTGATCTTTTTGGGAAGAAGGAACTCGTCGATCTTCTTAAGAAGATTTATCAATAA